From the genome of Cryptococcus neoformans var. neoformans B-3501A chromosome 1, whole genome shotgun sequence, one region includes:
- a CDS encoding hypothetical protein (Match to ESTs gb|CF190271.1|CF190271, gb|CF186172.1|CF186172, gb|CF184164.1|CF184164; HMMPfam hit to MAP1_LC3, Microtubule associated protein 1A/1B, light chain 3, score: 268.8, E(): 8.8e-78) has product MVRSKFKDEHPFDKRKAEAERIRQKYQDRIPVICEKAEKSDIPTIDKKKYLVPADLTVGQFVYVIRKRIKLAPEKAIFIFVDDILPPTAALMSSIYDEHKDEDGFLYVLYASENTFGDLEQYAISE; this is encoded by the exons ATGGTCCGAAGCAAGTTTAAGGATGAACACCCCTTTG ACAAGCGAAAGGCTGAAGCGGAGAGGATCAGGCAAAAGTATCAGGACAGGATTCCC GTGATCTGTGAGAAGGCTGAGAAGAGTGATATCCCAACGATTGATAAGAAAAAATATCTCGTACCGGCC GATCTTACTGTTGGGCAATTTGTCTATGTCATCAG GAAACGAATCAAGCTCGCGCCTGAAAAGGccattttcatcttcgttGACGAtatccttcctccaacaGCGGCGCTTATGAGTTCAATTTATGATGAGCACAA GGACGAAGATG GTTTCCTTTACGTACTCTATGCTTCGGAGAACACCTTTGGCGACCTCGAACAGTACGCCATCTCCGAGTAA
- a CDS encoding hypothetical protein (Match to ESTs gb|CF190493.1|CF190493, gb|CF190236.1|CF190236), producing the protein MPDQLYPEYELQRAISNTKNADDSTAFGEKSPGVRRIEIIAASFTTWHRWVLFISVFFMSYSYGLDGSVRYTYQAEALSELGTSAQVSTVTVVRSIVAAAAQPAFAKVSDYFGRVSILIISVILYVVGTIVTATSTNLAAFCGGSVLYQFGYTGVQLLVEVLIADVTSLRSRLLFSYIPATPFLINAWISGNVASAVLTHSTWGWGIGMWAIIFPVTVIPLLFSLIQAEWRAHRKGLLREIPSPLRTFGDRHMWADIFWQIDLVGLLLLAAVLALILLPFTLAGGVASIWRTARVIAPLVVGFVVALPLFVFWELKVARHPMLPFRILKDRQVLASLFIAMLLNTAWYTQGDYLYYTLLVAFDRDIISATRVQNIYSFTSVVIGVCLGLIIRKVRRLKWFIVAGTLLFVLAFGLLIRYRGGYSISDFAGLVAAEVVLGIAGGLFPYPTQVMIQSAVQHERTAVVTSLYLASYSVGSALGNTIAAAIWTNTMPSHLYNDFIRAGLSTTDASTLQALAYASPLQFIIDYPPGTPEREAVGSAYREVQRYLTITGICISTVIVFMALSLRNPRLGDEQSLPDAEKLEKVPSEMSGATEETTETKQKN; encoded by the exons ATGCCTGACCAGCTGTATCCGGAGTATGAGCTTCAAAGGGCCATTAGCAACACCAAGAATGCTGATGACTCCACTGCTTTTGGTGAGAAATCTCCGGGTGTGAGAAGGATCGAAATCATCGCAGCCAGCTTCACAACCTGGCATCGATGGGTTTTGTTCATCTCTGTGTTTTTTATGTCTT ATAGCTATGGCCTGGATGGCTCTGTCCGATACACCTACCAGGCGGAGGCACTCTCAGAGCTCGGCACTTCCGCGCAAGTCTCCACTGTCACTGTTGTCCGTTCTATtgtcgctgctgctgcccaGCCTGCGTTCGCAAAAGTTAGTGACTACTTTGGCCGTGTCAGTATCTTGATCATCAGCGTAATCCTCTATGTGGTCG GGACTATTGTGACTGCAACCTCCACGAACCTCGCTGCCTTCTGTGGTGGTTCAGTCCTCTACCAATTTGGTTACACTGGTGTACAGCTGCTCGTCGAAGTCTTGATCGCAGACGTTACTTCCCTTCGTTCCAGATTGCTCTTCAGCTATATCCCTGCTACCCCGTTCCTTATCAACGCATGGATCAGTGGTAATGTGGCTTCCGCTGTCTTGACACACAGCACCTGGGGATGGGGTATCG GTATGTGGGCCATCATTTTCCCCGTCACGGTCATCCCCCTCCTGTTTTCCCTTATCCAAGCCGAATGGAGAGCCCACCGGAAGGGTCTCCTCCGAGAAATCCCCTCTCCGCTCCGTACTTTCGGTGACCGACACATGTGGGCCGATATCTTCTGGCAAATCGACCTCGTCggtctcctcctccttgccgCCGTCCTTGCCCTCATCCTGCTCCCCTTCACCCTCGCTGGCGGTGTCGCGAGTATCTGGAGGACAGCGAGGGTCATCGCCCCTTTGGTGGTTGGGTTTGTGGTTGCTTTGCCGCTGTTTGTGTTTTGGGAATTGAAGGTCGCTAGGCACCCGATGTTGCCATTTAGGATCTTGAAGGATAGGCAGGTACTGGCGTCGCTGTTTATTGCCATGCTTTTGAACACTGCTTGGTACACGCAGGGCGATTATCTGTACTACACCTTGCTCGTTGCATTTGACCG AGACATCATCTCTGCTACTCGAGTACAAAATATCTACTCCTTCACTTCCGTCGTCATCGGTGTCTGCTTGGGTCTCATTATCCGTAAAGTGCGCCGACTGAAATGGTTCATCGTCGCCGGTACTCTCCTCTTTGTCCTCGCTTTTGGTCTTCTCATCCGATACCGTGGAGGTTACTCTATTTCCGACTTTGCCGGTCTTGTCGCTGCTGAAGTGGTCCTCGGTATTGCCG GTGGTCTCTTCCCTTACCCAACCCAGGTTATGATCCAGTCTGCCGTCCAGCACGAGCGCACAGCCGTCGTGACATCTCTCTATCTTGCTTCTTACTCTGTCGGTTCAGCCCTCGGTAACACCATTGCTGCCGCCATCTGGACCAACACCATGCCTAGCCACTTGTATAACGACTTCATCCGTGCCGGTCTCTCCACCACAGACGCGTCTACCCTTCAAGCGCTTGCTTATGCTAGTCCTCTCCAGTTTATCATAGATTATCCGCCTGGTACGCCCGAGAGGGAGGCGGTGGGCAGTGCGTATAGAGAGGTGCAGAGGTATTTGACGATCACCGGTATCTGTATTTCGACTGTGATTGTGTTCATGGCTCTTAGTTTGAGGAACCCGAGGCTTGGTGATGAGCAGAGTTTGCCAGATGCCGAGAAGCTCGAGAAGGTGCCCAGTGAGATGTCGGGAGCTACTGAAGAAACTACGGAGACAAAGCAAAAGAACTAA